One Cervus canadensis isolate Bull #8, Minnesota chromosome 1, ASM1932006v1, whole genome shotgun sequence genomic window carries:
- the UBE2G1 gene encoding ubiquitin-conjugating enzyme E2 G1 isoform X1 has protein sequence MFYNTVLFKGTFRKLNKNPVEGFSAGLIDDNDLYRWEVLIIGPPDTLYEGGVFKAHLTFPKDYPLRPPKMKFITEIWHPNVDKNGDVCISILHEPGEDKYGYEKPEERWLPIHTVETIMISVISMLADPNGDSPANVDAAKEWREDRNGEFKRKVARCVRKSQETAFE, from the exons aactCAACAAAAATCCAGTGGAAGGCTTTTCAGCAGGTTTAATAGATGACAATGATCTCTACCGATGGGAAGTCCTTATTATTGGTCCTCCAGATACACTTTA tgaAGGTGGTGTTTTTAAAGCTCATCTCACTTTCCCAAAAGATTATCCCCTTCGGCCTCCTAAAATGAAATTCATTACAGAAATCTGGCATCCAAATG TTGATAAAAATGGTGATGTATGCATTTCTATTCTTCACGAACCTGGAGAAGATAAATATGGTTATGAAAAGCCAGAGGAACGCTGGCTGCCTATTCACACCGTGGAAACCATCATGATTAGTGTCATTTCTATGCTGGCAGACCCCAATGGAGACTCACCTGCTAATGTTGATGCTGCG AAAGAATGGAGGGAAGACAGAAATGGAGAATTCAAAAGGAAAGTTGCCCGCTGTGTAAGAAAAAGCCAAGAGACTGCTTTTGAGTGA
- the UBE2G1 gene encoding ubiquitin-conjugating enzyme E2 G1 isoform X2: protein MTELQSALLLRRQLAELNKNPVEGFSAGLIDDNDLYRWEVLIIGPPDTLYEGGVFKAHLTFPKDYPLRPPKMKFITEIWHPNVDKNGDVCISILHEPGEDKYGYEKPEERWLPIHTVETIMISVISMLADPNGDSPANVDAAKEWREDRNGEFKRKVARCVRKSQETAFE, encoded by the exons aactCAACAAAAATCCAGTGGAAGGCTTTTCAGCAGGTTTAATAGATGACAATGATCTCTACCGATGGGAAGTCCTTATTATTGGTCCTCCAGATACACTTTA tgaAGGTGGTGTTTTTAAAGCTCATCTCACTTTCCCAAAAGATTATCCCCTTCGGCCTCCTAAAATGAAATTCATTACAGAAATCTGGCATCCAAATG TTGATAAAAATGGTGATGTATGCATTTCTATTCTTCACGAACCTGGAGAAGATAAATATGGTTATGAAAAGCCAGAGGAACGCTGGCTGCCTATTCACACCGTGGAAACCATCATGATTAGTGTCATTTCTATGCTGGCAGACCCCAATGGAGACTCACCTGCTAATGTTGATGCTGCG AAAGAATGGAGGGAAGACAGAAATGGAGAATTCAAAAGGAAAGTTGCCCGCTGTGTAAGAAAAAGCCAAGAGACTGCTTTTGAGTGA